Below is a window of Deltaproteobacteria bacterium DNA.
AACAACTTTTCGCTCTACCACTCCCACCTCTGGATATCCTGGTCACCTTCCGCCATGATATTGAAGGTTCATCCGACTAAAGCGTACTTTGTTTCATGAATAGCCATGATTTTGAGTTTAAAGAATTCCATATCCCTGAAGCCGTAAGCTTGGCGCTTCATGGTTTTAATCTTGTTGT
It encodes the following:
- a CDS encoding transposase; translation: NKIKTMKRQAYGFRDMEFFKLKIMAIHETKYALVG